The Malus domestica chromosome 10, GDT2T_hap1 nucleotide sequence AGGGATTATGTCATCCATGAAGATTTCATGAAGGTACGTGTTAAATAAAGTACTGATGTTATACTCGACTAAAATGATGATGATTAATAGATGGAAATGAGGCTTAAAACTACTTGGGTTATGGTCATGGTAATGTGGCGTGAAACCAATGATGGTCATCCTGAAAATTATGGAATCTAAGAATGTCTTTGGTGGTGTTTAGAGTTGTCTGATTCATTTTGTTCTAGGTCAAAATGTGTACTGTGTAGGAGGCGCTTAACCATGCACCTGAAGAAAGCATCTAGATACAAGTTATATGCTTTAACTTGTTTTCTGGTGAAAAGTAGTTAGTTTAGATTTTACAAAGGATTTACAAGTTAAGAAATTTCATTATTGCAATGGCTTGGCTGGGTTTGTCGCCTATGGAGTTTGACTACCTACTCTCATGAACATTGTTGAACCCAAAGACCTCTCAAGTGAGAGAACGATAGTGCGCTACTGAAGTCAAAGTGGTGTCATGCATTTGGTTCTGTAGCATACAGTTTGTTGCTTGGCGATGTTTGTCTTGCTCGTTTAGCACTGTGCATACAAATAATCGTTTTTGGTGTCTCTATTCTAagtgtttttgttgttttataTTTCAGGCTGTACGAAAGCTGAATGAAGCCAAGAAACTCGAATCTAGCGCCCACTACAATGCAGATTTTGGGAAGGAATGAAAACTGAGTATGAATTTTGAACCTACCCGAAGAGTTATCAAGAGGAACTGCAATCATGTGCTGGCTGTTGTGCTGTATTTTCTTTATGAGATATGGGAATGGTGGTACTGCAATGTAGCTTCCAGGAATATGTTGACCACCTGACTCGCATTACGAATTGTATTCCGAAGACGCGATGCCATTTACTACTCATTCGAGTCTTCAATTAGTATTATGATTCTCCAACATTCAATTGTTTGTTGCTTGCTGTGGTTCTATAATGTGTTTACACATGGTATTAGTGTTAAATCTGTGATTTATACCCTTATGCTACATAAACTCTCCGATTCTCTCTAATTAACAAATAATAACTGCATCATTTGTAACTTGTGGCTTCTTCGTGTGGGATCAACTAATAACTTAAATGCTGTGAGTCGTTGTATTCACATCCCCTTCAAAGTTTTATCCCCTATAAAGGAGAAATATTTATATAGAACGTGTCCACTGTCATGTTTATTATTGGATTAGGACGCCACAATGGCGGTGAATCCGTTCCATCTAAACtgttttctttataaaaaacacaaacacacctCCGTCCAGCCCTCCCTCCCCACATACGCCAACCTTCGCAGGCGACTTTCCTTCCCCTTCCTCAGATAGACGGAAGAATCCAATAGCACTTTGAGGGATGGGTTTATACAGGGAGAACGAATCGACAACTTCTTTACATTATTATGCTTAACAATCTAATATGTCCCACTAACTAACAACTCTCTAGCTAGTCAGAAAGAGAAAATTAGAGCATTGGTTCCAAAACTAGAACTCCTTGGGCGTTCGTCCTTGAATTTATTACAATGTGGGGCAATGGTCCGTTTGAATAACACCATTAAaacattcataaaaataaaggCTCTAAAGGAGCAAATAAGGTATAGAAGTTCTAATGGAATTACCCAAAAGGACCATTGTTTCACATTGTGATAAGTTCATGGACCAATACTCGTGAATTTTTAGTTCAGATGCCAAAGCTCCAACTTGGCTAAAATTTAGGGATTAGTGCTCCAACTTTCTCAATTAGAAATTAAACTAGAATTAATAATGTCAATTGTCTTTCTATTTGACATTCTAAGACTCCTGTAGTCACTTTTCTTCTCTATGGACAGAGTTGGAGCACATCTGAGCTTAGTAGCTCATCCACCATCAATTCCCTCACCCTCCATGGGCCATGGCGGAGACAACAATCGGAACAATTCGTAAACTAGAAGAAAATTGTAAAATTCAAATAAAGTGAGTCGAGAGCGTTACAAGATCTGGCTGAATTAACTGGTCACCTGGATGTTCCAAAATTCCAACACCTCGTTACAAGATAGCATTCTGTTCTTATTGTGCATCTGGAATTCCATTGTGGTCCACTTTTCAGGCAATATGCTCTGCCAAACTGAGAATCTTGACATGCTTTTTCTTCCTCAACTCATGCGGGACGGGTCCAAATACTCTTGTCCCAATCGGCTGCCCTTGCTTGTCGACGAGTACCACAGCATTGTCATCAAACTTGACCTCACTCCCATCACAACGGCCTCGCTGCATGGCAGCACGAACAACCACACCATAAACAACCTTTCCTTTCTTCACTTTTCCATTCGGATGGGCCTCCTTTACTGATGCAACAATGGTGTCTCCCAATCTTGCTCCCTTCTTATTTGCCTTCAAAGCTTGTATACACATCACCTTTTTCGCCCCTGAGTTGTCCACGACTTTGAGAACAGTCCTCATCTGTATGAAGGTCCTTTGCTGCTGTAAACGTGCAACAAACAAAAACCGACAACGACAACTACGAATCAGTCTCATCTCAACACCAAGTAATAAAGGAGGATAAACACAAGAAACAGTAAGCCAACTTGGAATTAATTAACTAGAAACTTTTTTGTTGACTCTTCTAAATGGCTCTGTAAATGTTACCAATTCAAGACTAAGAAATTCTTAATTCTATGCAACCTAAAATATTCAAGATTTAAAACCAGTAAAAAACAATTTACATGAAACCATCCTAGTAAATATTCTACCCGAAAACATCATAAATATTCATAGGATATACTTTTTAACATAGGTATAATCTTCAAAAAATTATCAGACCAACAAACTGACCTGAGATAAGAAAGTGCTGCTTGTCGTCTCATGTGATGTACTCAATATGCCAGACAAGTTGTTGCTGAGGCCCCCGCACAACGAACGACCAACTAGGTTTGTTTCCAGCAGATTGAACAGATTGCAGTGAGTGATAAGCAAACAGTTGCAGAACATAGACCAAAAAACGCTTAAACTTAATCCACGAAAATCAGAAAATTGAGCCACTTCAATATAGCAATATCTATGATATCCCCCACGAATAATGAAAGAACCACATCTTGAATCAGATCCACACTCAACTACTTTACTTTAGTTATCATGCAAGGTGCAAGAAGTTAATGGCAGAAAAAATCTTGattcttgaaaaataaaagttctTACAGATTTTCCTAACACAATTCAATGGATTTAGAATCTAACATTTGATAAGAAATCACACAAATAATACAAAACAGATCACATGACAAATGACGTACCCTGTGAACATTTCGAAGCCAAACCTGTAGCCATTCCTTAATAGTAACTTTTACTTTCAGCCAAACTGAAAATCTTCTTCTATCCTCCGTTCAGCTGTGTATAAAATGTTGTCAGAAAattcataaaagaaaaagaaatctcATCAAAGATTtagaaatttaatttatttcatttttatggtccagatttttaaaataaaaagtaacaaAGAAACGACGTCGATGAagaaaatacacacacacacacacacacacatagacaACTTTCTCCTGCACTAAATCATCTTAAAGTATAACATTACATTCAACAACGGGGGCAATGATAAGTAAACTATGAAAAATCAATGTGAAGTAtcaacacttaaaacagcatgGTAATAACAAcagaattcacaattcacaaacTATTGTAGGGTAATCGCTGATGGACTCTCAAATCTTTAATTAAAATgtgaggaaacaaaaaaaacacaataatgTGTTGTAAGTTGTAACTTGTATATGTGTATAGTGTACATTGATCGCGCATACACTTGTCCATAAAATCCAAACACGTATATACATGAATATCCATCACAAACAGGCACACAAATATAAGTTAGAAGAACACAAACAGAAAGATATCTCCTTTAGGGGAAAAACAGTGCAACGTAATACCAAATACCTGTTGTGTAAGAGT carries:
- the LOC108174215 gene encoding large ribosomal subunit protein uL14mz-like isoform X2, translating into MATGLASKCSQVGRSLCGGLSNNLSGILSTSHETTSSTFLSQQRTFIQMRTVLKVVDNSGAKKVMCIQALKANKKGARLGDTIVASVKEAHPNGKVKKGKVVYGVVVRAAMQRGRCDGSEVKFDDNAVVLVDKQGQPIGTRVFGPVPHELRKKKHVKILSLAEHIA
- the LOC108174215 gene encoding large ribosomal subunit protein uL14mz-like isoform X1, whose amino-acid sequence is MATGLASKCSQVGRSLCGGLSNNLSGILSTSHETTSSTFLSQQQRTFIQMRTVLKVVDNSGAKKVMCIQALKANKKGARLGDTIVASVKEAHPNGKVKKGKVVYGVVVRAAMQRGRCDGSEVKFDDNAVVLVDKQGQPIGTRVFGPVPHELRKKKHVKILSLAEHIA